In a single window of the Bacillus horti genome:
- a CDS encoding SRPBCC family protein, with protein sequence MSLTLTLDFQYTTSVEKAWSALTDSSKLAQWITENDFKPVEGERFQFRHQPYEYWDGIVDGEVLSVEEPNHLSYSWGTGDERQTVTWKLQDLGDGKVNLHLEQTGFSNAEGLEGAKYGWNEWFSKFEQVL encoded by the coding sequence ATGAGTTTAACATTAACCTTGGATTTTCAGTACACAACATCGGTGGAGAAGGCTTGGTCTGCTTTAACCGATTCTAGCAAACTAGCACAGTGGATCACAGAAAATGATTTTAAGCCTGTTGAGGGAGAACGATTTCAGTTTCGCCATCAGCCGTACGAGTATTGGGATGGAATCGTTGACGGCGAAGTACTTAGTGTAGAAGAACCTAACCACTTATCCTATTCTTGGGGTACCGGAGACGAGCGACAAACGGTCACTTGGAAGCTGCAGGATTTAGGGGACGGGAAGGTTAACCTTCATCTCGAACAAACAGGATTCTCAAATGCTGAAGGACTTGAAGGCGCTAAGTATGGCTGGAATGAATGGTTCAGTAAATTTGAACAG